A single region of the Halorubrum depositum genome encodes:
- a CDS encoding molybdopterin synthase: MQPIAIAGPGAEDLAGALTDRLDGRTAVVNRANGDDGGNANDEATDGGVAVEASADRTDADTEVTLGGDGEWTGRGRVDGLDAFLDGLAPDHDYLVAVGDSRLRVPTVLLGADADSEDVPGTVIAAADAPAGVDLDRLVADLDAAEPWITRETLVRRVEASADADRAGAIATFTGRVRARDAPDDDRTTHLAFEKYEGVAAERMDAIAAELTERDGVFDVRMHHRTGVIEAGEDIVFVVVLAGHRREAFRTVEDGIDRLKDEVPIFKKETTEAEEFWVHRHD, encoded by the coding sequence ATGCAACCGATAGCGATCGCGGGTCCGGGCGCGGAGGACCTTGCGGGGGCACTGACCGACCGGCTCGACGGCCGAACCGCGGTCGTGAACCGCGCGAACGGTGACGACGGCGGGAACGCGAACGACGAGGCCACCGACGGCGGCGTCGCGGTCGAGGCGTCGGCGGACCGGACCGACGCCGACACCGAGGTGACGCTCGGGGGCGACGGCGAGTGGACCGGCCGCGGGCGCGTCGACGGCCTCGACGCGTTCCTCGACGGGCTCGCGCCCGACCACGACTACCTCGTCGCCGTCGGCGATTCCCGACTTCGCGTGCCGACGGTCCTGCTCGGAGCGGACGCGGACTCGGAGGACGTGCCCGGGACGGTGATCGCCGCCGCCGACGCGCCCGCGGGCGTCGACCTCGACCGCCTCGTCGCCGACCTCGACGCCGCGGAGCCGTGGATCACGCGCGAGACGCTCGTGCGACGGGTCGAGGCGTCCGCGGACGCGGACCGCGCGGGTGCGATCGCGACGTTCACCGGCCGGGTCCGGGCGCGGGACGCGCCCGACGACGACCGCACCACCCACCTGGCCTTCGAGAAGTACGAGGGGGTCGCCGCGGAGCGCATGGACGCGATCGCGGCGGAGCTGACCGAGCGCGACGGCGTGTTCGACGTCCGGATGCACCACCGGACCGGCGTTATCGAGGCGGGCGAGGACATCGTCTTCGTCGTCGTCCTGGCGGGGCACCGGCGAGAGGCGTTCCGGACCGTGGAGGACGGGATAGATCGGCTGAAAGACGAGGTCCCTATCTTCAAGAAGGAGACGACCGAGGCCGAGGAGTTCTGGGTTCACCGGCACGACTGA
- the pyrH gene encoding UMP kinase, whose amino-acid sequence MRVVVSIGGSVLAPDLDPDRVAAYAEAVEHIVADGCEVGVVVGGGGVARDYIETARDLGANEVELDQLGIGTTRLNARLLIAALDGRANLSPATGYDEAAAALRRGEVSVMGGVTPGQTTDAVAAAFAESVDADLLVYATSANGVYDADPNVDPDATQFGSMSPAELVDVVLPMSRDAGASAPVDLLAAKLIDRAGIRAVVLDGTDPGVVVDAVLRGDHTGTDVVPTDSDEPTHWTEGSDA is encoded by the coding sequence ATGAGAGTCGTCGTTTCTATCGGCGGGAGCGTGCTCGCGCCCGATCTCGACCCCGACCGGGTGGCCGCGTACGCCGAGGCGGTCGAGCACATCGTCGCCGACGGCTGCGAGGTCGGCGTCGTCGTCGGCGGCGGCGGCGTCGCGCGCGACTACATCGAGACGGCGCGCGACCTCGGCGCCAACGAGGTCGAGCTCGACCAGCTCGGCATCGGCACCACCCGGCTCAACGCCCGCCTGCTGATCGCCGCGCTCGACGGGCGCGCGAACCTCTCGCCGGCGACGGGGTACGACGAGGCCGCCGCGGCGCTCCGCCGCGGGGAGGTGTCGGTGATGGGCGGCGTCACCCCCGGACAGACGACCGACGCGGTCGCCGCCGCCTTCGCCGAGTCCGTCGACGCCGACCTCCTCGTGTACGCGACGAGCGCGAACGGCGTGTACGACGCCGACCCCAACGTCGACCCGGACGCCACGCAGTTCGGGTCGATGTCGCCGGCGGAGCTCGTCGACGTCGTGCTCCCGATGAGCCGGGACGCCGGCGCCTCCGCCCCCGTGGACCTGCTCGCGGCCAAGCTGATCGACCGGGCGGGGATCCGCGCCGTCGTCCTCGACGGGACGGACCCGGGCGTCGTCGTCGACGCCGTGCTCCGGGGCGACCACACCGGAACCGACGTGGTCCCGACCGACAGCGACGAGCCGACCCACTGGACGGAGGGGAGCGACGCGTGA
- a CDS encoding site-2 protease family protein — translation MPEHEDGEASTGPDVPRPEPLRTFFRVDEIRRENGRVRYVGESYVPERALQRKLVPPFRDAGYDVDLEANGDGHVVVATPFTRGREGVPWLNLALFAATVCTTLFVGAYGWYYVGWEEIAANPLTILQAWPFTAAVLGVLMTHELGHYAAGRYHGVSVSLPYVIPFAFPFGTLGAVIRMRGRMPSRKVLFDIGAAGPIAGLVATVVVTAIGLSLDPIRVPAELANASGTMIRFNNPPLLDIIAALVGQPTGYEDPTLTAHPVVIGGWVGMFFTLLNLLPVGQLDGGHIVRAMAGPRQETIAALVPGALFSIAAYLYFWRGLGIDESVGLWGFWGLFALVIAFNGPATPADEERIGWPRFAVGLATFALGALCFLLVPIQVVSA, via the coding sequence ATGCCAGAACACGAGGACGGGGAGGCGTCGACGGGGCCCGACGTCCCGCGTCCGGAGCCGCTGCGGACGTTCTTCAGGGTGGACGAGATCCGTCGGGAGAACGGACGCGTTCGGTACGTCGGCGAGTCGTACGTCCCCGAACGCGCCCTGCAGCGGAAGCTTGTTCCCCCGTTCCGAGACGCCGGCTACGACGTCGACCTCGAGGCGAACGGCGACGGGCACGTCGTCGTCGCGACGCCCTTTACTCGGGGACGCGAGGGGGTCCCGTGGCTCAACCTCGCCCTGTTCGCGGCGACGGTATGTACCACCCTGTTCGTCGGCGCCTACGGCTGGTACTACGTCGGCTGGGAGGAGATCGCCGCGAACCCGCTGACGATACTGCAAGCGTGGCCCTTTACCGCGGCCGTGCTCGGCGTGCTGATGACCCACGAGCTCGGGCACTACGCCGCCGGTCGGTACCACGGGGTCAGCGTCTCGCTCCCGTACGTCATCCCGTTCGCCTTCCCGTTCGGCACGCTCGGGGCGGTGATCCGGATGCGCGGACGGATGCCTTCCCGGAAGGTGCTGTTCGACATCGGCGCGGCCGGACCGATCGCGGGGCTCGTCGCCACCGTCGTCGTCACCGCCATCGGGCTCTCGCTCGATCCGATCCGCGTCCCGGCGGAGCTCGCGAACGCCTCCGGGACGATGATCCGCTTCAACAACCCGCCGCTGCTGGATATCATCGCCGCCCTCGTCGGCCAGCCGACCGGGTACGAGGACCCGACGCTCACGGCGCATCCGGTGGTGATCGGCGGTTGGGTCGGGATGTTCTTCACGCTCCTGAACCTCCTGCCCGTCGGCCAGCTCGACGGGGGTCACATCGTCCGCGCGATGGCCGGCCCGCGACAGGAGACGATCGCGGCGCTCGTCCCCGGCGCCCTCTTCTCGATCGCCGCGTACCTCTACTTCTGGCGCGGCCTCGGGATCGACGAGTCGGTCGGCCTGTGGGGATTCTGGGGCCTGTTCGCGCTCGTGATCGCCTTCAACGGCCCGGCGACCCCGGCCGACGAGGAGCGGATCGGCTGGCCCCGGTTCGCCGTCGGCCTCGCGACGTTCGCGCTCGGG
- a CDS encoding DUF7123 family protein, with protein MSATANPSANANPTDDLSKEERLKRYLLDRAEDGEMYFKGKFIADDVDLSPKEIGALMVKLRDSATELTVEKWSYTGATTWRIEPA; from the coding sequence ATGAGCGCGACTGCAAATCCCTCCGCGAACGCGAACCCCACCGACGACCTCAGCAAGGAAGAGCGGCTGAAGCGGTACCTGCTCGACCGCGCCGAGGACGGCGAGATGTACTTCAAAGGGAAGTTCATCGCCGACGACGTCGACCTCTCGCCGAAGGAGATCGGCGCCCTGATGGTGAAGCTCCGCGACTCGGCCACGGAGCTCACCGTCGAGAAGTGGTCGTACACGGGCGCGACGACCTGGCGCATCGAGCCCGCCTGA
- the lysS gene encoding lysine--tRNA ligase: MSDDDSPHILSEQARDADGAAGAGEAADEADGDGDFRAFWADVVADEIEARDPDEPIVIKGGVSPSGVAHLGNFNEIMRGYFVAAVLRERGHEVRQVFTSDDKDPLRKLPRKLANADGKIVGLGEVDAGALGRNLGKPYTAIPDPFGERESYAAHFAALLKADADRLGVPVEMVSNTELYADGDFDDVTRTVLSDLDGVREVLSQYQDKVDDEYVPFNPICEACGKVTETVTAVDLDAETVDYVCTDMEVGDEVIDGCGHEGTATFREGKLPWRLEWPGQWEVLGVDFEPFGKDHAEGSWPSGVDVARNVLGIEPPVPMVYEWFTLNGEPLSSSAGNVVTVPELLDLLEPAVLRYFFALHPKKARDLDVERLDQLVDRFDRFERAYFGEVDDDDLTAFAERAYPFVVDRADDPPTERPVRLPYTFAAVLGMVDDPGFRERLARDEGHIPEDASEEVVAAALARVEKARNWAERTENEYDYRLQTDLPDADFDEDVAAALDDLADFVAAGHDGDAIQAEMYETARAHDVEVGDFFAAGYRLFFDDTQGPRLGEFLGELERDYVVARLRREA, encoded by the coding sequence GTGAGCGACGACGACTCCCCCCATATCCTCTCCGAGCAGGCGCGGGACGCCGACGGCGCGGCGGGGGCGGGCGAGGCGGCGGACGAGGCCGACGGTGACGGAGACTTCCGCGCCTTCTGGGCCGACGTGGTCGCCGACGAGATCGAGGCCCGCGACCCCGACGAACCGATCGTGATCAAGGGCGGCGTCTCCCCCTCCGGGGTCGCGCACCTCGGCAACTTCAACGAGATCATGCGGGGGTACTTCGTCGCCGCGGTGCTCCGCGAGCGCGGGCACGAGGTCCGCCAGGTGTTCACCTCCGACGACAAGGACCCCCTCCGCAAGCTCCCCCGGAAACTGGCGAACGCCGACGGCAAGATCGTCGGCCTCGGCGAGGTGGACGCGGGCGCGCTCGGCCGCAACCTCGGGAAGCCGTACACCGCGATCCCCGACCCGTTCGGCGAGCGCGAGTCGTACGCGGCCCACTTCGCCGCCCTCCTGAAGGCCGACGCCGACCGGCTCGGGGTCCCCGTCGAGATGGTCTCGAACACCGAGCTGTACGCCGACGGCGACTTCGACGACGTGACCCGGACGGTGCTCTCCGACCTCGATGGCGTCCGCGAGGTGCTCTCGCAGTACCAGGACAAGGTCGACGACGAGTACGTCCCGTTCAACCCGATCTGCGAGGCGTGCGGCAAGGTGACCGAGACGGTGACGGCGGTCGACCTCGACGCCGAGACCGTCGACTACGTCTGCACCGACATGGAGGTCGGCGACGAGGTCATCGACGGCTGCGGCCACGAGGGGACCGCCACGTTCCGCGAGGGGAAGCTCCCGTGGCGCCTCGAGTGGCCCGGCCAGTGGGAGGTGCTCGGCGTCGACTTTGAGCCGTTCGGCAAGGACCACGCGGAGGGGTCGTGGCCCTCCGGCGTCGACGTCGCGCGGAACGTGCTCGGTATCGAGCCGCCCGTCCCGATGGTGTACGAGTGGTTCACGCTCAACGGGGAGCCGCTCTCCTCGTCGGCCGGCAACGTCGTCACCGTTCCGGAGCTGCTCGACCTGCTCGAACCCGCGGTGCTCCGCTACTTCTTCGCGCTCCACCCGAAGAAGGCCCGCGACCTCGACGTCGAGCGGCTCGACCAGCTCGTCGACCGGTTCGACCGCTTCGAGCGCGCCTACTTCGGCGAGGTCGACGACGACGACCTGACCGCCTTCGCCGAGCGCGCCTACCCCTTCGTCGTCGATCGCGCCGACGACCCGCCGACGGAGCGTCCCGTCCGACTCCCGTACACGTTCGCGGCCGTCCTCGGGATGGTCGACGACCCCGGCTTCCGCGAGCGGCTCGCCCGCGACGAGGGCCACATCCCGGAGGACGCCTCCGAGGAGGTCGTCGCGGCCGCGCTCGCCCGCGTCGAGAAGGCGCGAAACTGGGCCGAGCGCACCGAAAACGAGTACGACTACCGGCTCCAGACCGACCTGCCGGACGCCGACTTCGACGAGGACGTGGCCGCCGCGCTCGACGACCTCGCCGACTTCGTCGCCGCGGGCCACGACGGCGACGCCATCCAGGCGGAGATGTACGAGACGGCACGCGCGCACGACGTCGAGGTCGGCGACTTCTTCGCGGCCGGCTACCGCCTCTTCTTCGACGACACGCAGGGGCCGCGGCTCGGCGAGTTCCTCGGCGAACTGGAGCGCGACTACGTCGTGGCGCGGCTCCGCCGGGAGGCGTGA